Proteins encoded by one window of Pseudomonas tructae:
- a CDS encoding NEL-type E3 ubiquitin ligase domain-containing protein: MPIQPTTHRVQHFDTLVSPLESKEEPTWLRRATPEQRRLLQEHHKAGRQARALAMQDFADIQSLYEYTETALDQLDRNDFTPEVFLHAHQRLGLSKNYKDYLQPLLSASALRTAKLNAYLATLREESTIATIKGYLAKDGQTIIKWILDAFEAGSPEFTQHGPFIGATPITCSSVRLLKDVELADMILFGPDLDESPCVAYVPGHPRHPLKQYASRTGFFTELRRQLLDSKFQHFLQRFIPFEQQQRIFAAWRDQEQLFDLSISSVALTQGLAPYVHANMVKRLLDDATYLVPIDTAHAQRLDFLEANFATTIEEHLMIGAGPGVSSGEEDEGLPPSEWIAPLHWVSEPDGAIRRWRADLSNFTLGSPTSPVEPDAQGIHHFNNYQAIRINQELYRVQETAGGSWRIAHPKDPKAFGPALHHNGCGAWHHSLEQPARWSRLSLLRRLGPLVEGFSDDRLLMLGRMSGVSNARLRRVYLLDRPAPALLRYVIARARAYDEAAYAINLIRQGQALPEGFDTPVVQAFQRLVVQALGLPSPHRVRRDSDDESPPEQCEASCTAPPAELLGSWTSRLLNSIFIHRFELSQVPPDLTVHTLRQHYPDLPLHVAQEMLENNVRCVAEQLRLDHSALEFTEQVLAVQQQARLAQALEGFSTPWADNQDARILAFRLLEFLPGWQAGTPLLLRSENRFGSPLARLGTVDVDTPTVYQDREEGWFASGIDEVLHAHDLSEYGFYRSLLAVMSDTQRQSLGLGLNEAERLYQNLRELATTRPLRSALLLDLSVEHQWLTPPEVEALRSSLERIPTSLFLNQLNVHERLTRLVSSHTQFGETGTTNIIENFIRDTLQRNQPLGPLVSQLEVERQQLESTLHDWSERLFNSMRRSEGSLLPPATVEILALGTRETCRQITQRILHAWEARIALRTTALTFDMMVLDFPPLPAALPAVTQLVVRGSTQALPAQFLEHMPNLVTLTIDGLITQLPAALGQLHALRRLDLSGTRLAPAALAPLASLTRLEHLLLNNISLPAFSWSANNMRHVTASPALQSLSIHGSNARFDPGVFAVLGSRSSLHTLLLGANQLSLDEQDVQALANLTQLRRLDLSNNPLVRTPDVSRMQALEELDLADSQISQWPTGLEQLQNLQHIDLRNLQITELPVGAGNLPGLHLSHHHLTPDAYSRFIQERAIAGTETFSDSDMETDDRSEDFDSETDDRPEDSPAHWAPSVNWQGRALALLDGMSEQDRQRASQLVSLNQSRVEFIELLIRMSRSAQARMPGARMLERIQTVIRGAFCTDLRRVLFEIGDEAVACVDRDALVFSQIEDVVEAHNSLSKADDESGTAVLIAMGTSHWRAQYLKMYVTSNINAWQNQGHPIEYSEIELYFRLALATRLGLRNQPGTQVYTSYTTWITPGMIDTAEAAILDNQAALLPHYLHSQQYWQHYLDSTQSMRIEAINHWRARIGEYLDAMGSEADVPPTLSDFESHRLHQVLVDIGYLGPLETLSGDRRLNDAQVRAAYEALGRMVDQARLELTEAVLQSQARMDAEPQPGPSRRN, translated from the coding sequence ATGCCAATCCAACCGACAACCCACCGGGTCCAACATTTCGACACCCTGGTGTCACCGCTCGAGAGCAAGGAAGAACCGACCTGGCTACGGCGCGCCACCCCCGAACAACGTCGCTTGCTGCAAGAACATCACAAGGCCGGACGGCAGGCTCGAGCCCTGGCCATGCAAGATTTTGCCGACATTCAGAGTCTGTACGAATACACCGAAACAGCACTGGATCAGTTGGACCGCAATGATTTCACCCCTGAGGTCTTCCTGCATGCCCATCAGCGCCTGGGGCTCAGCAAGAACTACAAGGACTACCTCCAACCGTTACTCTCTGCTTCCGCGCTACGCACGGCAAAACTCAACGCCTACCTGGCAACCCTGCGCGAAGAAAGCACGATCGCAACCATCAAGGGCTATCTCGCCAAGGACGGTCAGACCATCATCAAGTGGATACTGGACGCATTCGAAGCGGGCTCGCCCGAATTTACCCAGCACGGCCCCTTCATCGGAGCGACCCCGATAACGTGCTCCTCAGTGCGCTTGCTCAAGGACGTGGAACTTGCCGACATGATCCTGTTCGGCCCGGACCTCGATGAGTCCCCCTGCGTTGCCTATGTTCCTGGCCACCCACGACATCCGCTCAAGCAGTATGCCAGCCGTACGGGCTTTTTCACCGAGTTGCGGCGACAACTGCTGGACAGCAAGTTCCAACATTTCCTGCAGCGCTTCATTCCCTTTGAGCAACAGCAGCGGATCTTTGCCGCGTGGCGTGATCAGGAGCAGTTGTTCGACTTATCCATTTCCAGTGTTGCGCTTACGCAAGGACTGGCCCCCTATGTACACGCGAATATGGTTAAAAGGCTGCTGGATGACGCCACCTACCTGGTGCCGATCGACACTGCCCATGCCCAACGCCTGGACTTTCTTGAAGCCAATTTCGCCACGACCATAGAGGAGCACCTGATGATCGGGGCTGGCCCGGGCGTCAGTTCCGGCGAAGAAGACGAAGGCCTTCCCCCTTCCGAATGGATTGCACCCTTGCATTGGGTGTCCGAGCCAGACGGCGCCATCAGGCGCTGGAGAGCCGACCTGAGCAACTTCACGCTGGGCAGCCCCACCTCCCCCGTCGAACCGGACGCTCAGGGCATCCATCACTTCAACAATTACCAGGCGATCCGCATCAACCAGGAACTCTATCGCGTGCAGGAAACTGCCGGGGGGAGTTGGCGTATCGCACACCCGAAGGACCCAAAAGCCTTCGGCCCTGCGCTGCACCATAACGGTTGCGGCGCCTGGCATCACAGCCTGGAACAACCGGCTCGTTGGAGTCGCTTGTCGCTATTACGCCGCCTGGGGCCACTTGTCGAGGGTTTCAGCGATGACAGGTTGCTGATGCTGGGCCGCATGAGTGGCGTGAGCAATGCCCGGTTACGTCGCGTCTACCTGCTCGATCGCCCTGCGCCCGCCCTGCTTCGGTATGTAATCGCCCGTGCCCGCGCCTATGACGAAGCCGCCTACGCCATCAACCTGATACGCCAGGGACAAGCACTGCCCGAAGGGTTCGACACGCCAGTGGTTCAGGCTTTCCAGCGCCTCGTCGTGCAAGCCCTCGGATTACCGAGCCCCCACCGGGTACGGCGCGACTCTGACGACGAATCACCACCTGAACAATGCGAGGCGAGCTGCACTGCTCCACCTGCCGAGCTGCTTGGATCCTGGACTTCAAGGTTGTTGAACAGCATTTTCATACATCGATTCGAACTGTCCCAGGTGCCGCCGGACCTGACCGTGCACACGCTGCGACAGCACTATCCAGACCTGCCCCTGCACGTTGCACAAGAAATGCTTGAAAACAATGTACGCTGTGTGGCGGAACAACTCAGGCTTGACCACTCGGCCCTGGAGTTCACCGAACAGGTCCTGGCAGTCCAGCAGCAAGCACGCCTTGCTCAGGCCCTGGAAGGCTTCAGCACACCCTGGGCGGACAACCAGGACGCTCGGATCCTGGCTTTTCGCTTGCTGGAGTTCCTTCCCGGGTGGCAAGCCGGTACGCCGCTGCTGCTGCGCTCGGAAAACCGTTTTGGCAGCCCCCTGGCCCGCCTGGGCACGGTCGATGTCGACACCCCCACGGTCTACCAGGACCGCGAAGAGGGCTGGTTCGCCAGTGGAATAGACGAGGTACTTCACGCCCATGACTTGAGCGAATACGGTTTTTACCGCAGCCTGCTGGCTGTCATGAGCGACACTCAGCGCCAAAGCCTCGGGCTTGGCCTGAACGAGGCCGAACGCCTGTATCAAAACCTGCGCGAGCTGGCCACCACCCGACCGCTGCGGTCGGCACTGCTCCTGGATCTTTCCGTTGAGCACCAATGGCTAACCCCTCCCGAAGTGGAAGCGCTCCGGAGCAGCCTTGAGAGGATTCCTACCTCTCTTTTTTTAAATCAACTTAATGTGCACGAGCGTCTGACACGCCTGGTCAGTAGTCACACGCAATTCGGCGAAACGGGCACCACGAACATCATCGAGAATTTTATTCGCGACACCTTACAGCGCAACCAACCCCTCGGGCCGCTGGTATCGCAACTGGAAGTTGAGCGCCAGCAGCTTGAAAGTACGCTGCATGACTGGAGCGAGCGTCTTTTCAATAGCATGCGCCGAAGTGAGGGCTCGCTCCTACCGCCTGCTACAGTCGAAATACTCGCTCTGGGGACCAGGGAGACTTGTCGTCAAATCACGCAAAGAATACTGCACGCATGGGAAGCACGGATCGCCCTGCGTACAACGGCATTAACGTTTGATATGATGGTCCTCGACTTCCCCCCTCTGCCTGCGGCACTTCCCGCAGTGACCCAATTGGTCGTCCGGGGAAGTACGCAAGCGCTTCCCGCGCAATTTCTCGAGCACATGCCAAACCTCGTGACGCTCACGATAGACGGGCTTATCACGCAGTTACCAGCAGCATTGGGGCAGTTGCACGCACTGCGTCGCCTGGACCTTTCCGGAACGCGGCTTGCCCCCGCCGCCTTGGCGCCCCTGGCCAGCCTGACTCGACTGGAACACCTGCTACTCAATAACATATCGCTACCAGCCTTTAGCTGGAGCGCTAATAACATGCGCCATGTCACGGCCAGCCCTGCCTTGCAGAGTCTGTCCATTCACGGTTCGAACGCTCGCTTCGATCCCGGCGTCTTCGCTGTCCTGGGCAGCCGATCGTCCCTGCACACCCTGCTACTGGGAGCGAATCAGCTCAGCCTTGACGAACAGGATGTGCAGGCCCTCGCCAACCTCACACAACTGCGTCGACTGGACCTTTCCAACAACCCACTGGTACGCACACCCGACGTCAGTCGAATGCAGGCCCTGGAGGAGCTTGACCTGGCAGACTCACAAATCAGCCAATGGCCAACAGGCCTGGAACAGCTGCAGAACCTTCAGCACATTGATCTCAGAAATTTGCAAATCACAGAACTTCCGGTAGGAGCAGGCAACCTGCCAGGATTACATTTATCACACCATCACCTGACGCCGGATGCATACAGCCGATTCATACAAGAAAGGGCCATCGCAGGTACTGAAACCTTTTCAGATTCCGACATGGAGACCGACGACCGCTCGGAAGATTTCGACAGCGAGACCGACGACCGCCCGGAAGACTCACCCGCACATTGGGCGCCCTCCGTGAACTGGCAAGGTCGCGCCTTGGCCCTGCTCGACGGCATGTCGGAACAGGATCGTCAGCGAGCCAGCCAGTTGGTGAGCTTAAATCAATCCCGGGTTGAGTTCATCGAGCTACTGATCCGCATGAGCCGGTCCGCGCAGGCCCGGATGCCTGGCGCTCGAATGCTTGAGCGGATTCAGACTGTCATCAGGGGCGCCTTTTGCACCGATCTACGCCGGGTATTATTTGAAATAGGGGACGAAGCGGTTGCCTGTGTCGACCGTGACGCATTGGTATTCTCGCAAATAGAGGACGTGGTCGAAGCCCACAATTCGCTATCAAAAGCCGACGACGAGTCGGGCACAGCAGTGCTCATCGCCATGGGCACCAGCCACTGGCGGGCGCAATACCTCAAGATGTATGTAACCAGCAACATCAACGCATGGCAGAATCAAGGGCATCCCATCGAGTACAGTGAAATCGAACTGTACTTTCGTTTAGCGTTGGCCACACGCCTGGGGTTACGCAACCAACCCGGCACCCAAGTGTATACCAGCTACACCACCTGGATCACCCCGGGCATGATCGATACCGCCGAGGCCGCGATACTGGACAACCAGGCAGCGCTTTTGCCACATTACCTGCATTCGCAGCAGTACTGGCAACACTACCTCGATTCCACTCAGTCCATGCGCATAGAAGCCATCAATCATTGGCGCGCGCGCATCGGAGAATACCTGGATGCCATGGGCAGCGAAGCGGATGTACCGCCAACACTGAGCGACTTCGAATCGCATCGATTGCATCAGGTGTTGGTCGATATCGGCTATCTAGGCCCTTTGGAGACCTTGAGCGGGGATCGGCGCCTGAACGACGCTCAGGTACGAGCGGCCTACGAGGCGCTGGGCCGGATGGTGGATCAGGCCAGGCTGGAGCTGACCGAGGCGGTCCTGCAAAGCCAGGCACGCATGGACGCAGAGCCGCAACCGGGCCCCTCTCGCCGCAACTGA
- a CDS encoding GNAT family N-acetyltransferase, whose protein sequence is MNKIRVRLADWQKDNADIRRIREAVFIAEQNVPPELEWDADDNTAAHFLALEGDYAIGTARLLPDGQIGRVSVLKDWRGLKVGDALMQAVIVEAQNRDLKQQMLSAQVHATPFYERLGFKVVSEEFLEAGIPHVDMVRESRELV, encoded by the coding sequence ATGAATAAGATTCGCGTCCGTCTTGCCGACTGGCAGAAAGACAACGCCGACATCCGCCGTATTCGTGAAGCCGTGTTCATCGCCGAACAGAACGTGCCGCCGGAGCTGGAGTGGGATGCCGACGACAACACCGCCGCGCACTTCCTGGCCCTGGAGGGTGACTACGCCATCGGCACCGCCCGCTTGCTGCCCGACGGCCAGATTGGCCGGGTCTCGGTGCTCAAGGACTGGCGTGGGTTGAAGGTCGGTGACGCACTGATGCAGGCAGTCATCGTCGAGGCGCAGAACCGCGACCTCAAGCAACAGATGCTCAGCGCCCAGGTGCACGCCACGCCGTTCTACGAGCGCCTTGGCTTCAAGGTGGTCAGTGAAGAGTTCCTCGAGGCAGGCATTCCGCACGTGGACATGGTTCGCGAGTCGCGCGAGCTGGTTTAA
- a CDS encoding ribosomal protein uL16 3-hydroxylase — translation MNPDTPLQLLGGLTAREFMRDYWQKKPLLVRQAFPDFESPIDADELAGLALEEEVESRLVIEHGERPWELRRGPFEEDAFSTLPERDWTLLVQAVDQFVPEVGELLEHFRFLPSWRIDDVMISYAAPGGSVGPHFDNYDVFLLQGQGKRNWKIGQMCDSDSPLLEHADLRILAEFEQSGEWTLEPGDMLYLPPRLAHYGIAEDDCLTYSVGFRAPGAAEVLTHFTDFLSQFLPDEERYTDADAEPVSDPHQIQHDALDRLKKLLTEHMGDERLLLTWFGQFMTEPRYPELVSGEALDEAELIESLAEGAILIRNPSARLAWSEVDDNLLLFASGQSRLLSGELRELLKLICAADALHIENLEQWLENDQGITLICELVKQGSLGFANE, via the coding sequence ATGAATCCTGATACTCCTCTGCAGCTTCTGGGCGGCCTCACTGCCCGCGAATTCATGCGCGACTACTGGCAGAAAAAGCCCCTGCTGGTACGCCAGGCCTTCCCCGACTTCGAAAGCCCGATCGACGCCGACGAACTGGCCGGCCTGGCCCTGGAAGAAGAAGTCGAATCGCGCCTGGTTATCGAGCACGGCGAGCGTCCATGGGAACTGCGCCGCGGCCCGTTCGAAGAAGACGCTTTCAGCACCCTGCCTGAGCGCGACTGGACCCTGCTGGTGCAAGCAGTGGATCAGTTCGTCCCGGAAGTCGGCGAGTTGCTTGAGCACTTTCGCTTCCTGCCCAGCTGGCGCATCGACGATGTGATGATCAGCTACGCAGCGCCAGGTGGCAGCGTCGGCCCGCACTTCGACAACTACGACGTGTTCCTGCTGCAAGGCCAGGGCAAGCGCAACTGGAAGATCGGCCAGATGTGCGACAGCGACAGCCCGCTGCTCGAGCACGCCGACCTGCGCATCCTCGCCGAATTCGAGCAGAGCGGCGAGTGGACCCTGGAACCGGGCGACATGCTCTACCTGCCACCACGCCTGGCCCATTACGGTATCGCCGAAGATGACTGCCTGACCTACTCGGTGGGCTTCCGCGCGCCAGGCGCCGCTGAAGTACTGACCCACTTCACCGACTTCCTCAGCCAGTTCCTGCCTGACGAAGAGCGTTACACCGACGCCGATGCCGAGCCGGTCAGCGACCCGCACCAGATCCAGCACGACGCCCTCGACCGCCTGAAAAAACTGCTCACCGAGCACATGGGTGACGAGCGCCTGCTATTGACCTGGTTTGGCCAGTTCATGACCGAGCCGCGTTACCCGGAGCTGGTCAGCGGTGAGGCGCTGGACGAAGCCGAGCTGATCGAGAGCCTGGCCGAGGGCGCGATCCTGATCCGCAACCCGAGCGCGCGCCTGGCCTGGTCGGAAGTCGATGACAACCTGCTGCTGTTCGCCAGCGGCCAGAGCCGCCTGCTGTCGGGCGAGCTGCGCGAACTGCTGAAGCTGATTTGCGCCGCCGACGCGTTGCATATTGAAAACCTTGAGCAGTGGCTTGAAAACGATCAAGGCATTACCTTGATCTGCGAACTGGTCAAACAAGGAAGCCTGGGGTTCGCCAATGAATAA
- the purB gene encoding adenylosuccinate lyase, with product MQLSSLTAVSPVDGRYAGKTQALRPIFSEYGLIRFRALVEVRWLQRLAAHSQIPEVPAFSAEANAVLNALADDFALEHAERVKEIERTTNHDVKAIEYLLKEQAAKLPELAKVSEFIHFACTSEDINNLSHALMLREGRDSVLLPLMRQIAQAIRELAHRFAEVPMLSRTHGQPASPTTLGKELANVVYRLERQIAQVAAVPLLGKINGAVGNYNAHLSAYPQIDWEANARAFIEDELGLVFNPYTTQIEPHDYIAELFDAIARFNTILIDFDRDIWGYISLGYFKQRTIAGEIGSSTMPHKVNPIDFENSEGNLGIANALFQHLASKLPISRWQRDLTDSTVLRNLGVGFAHSVIAYEASLKGIGKLEINEARIAQDLDACWEVLAEPIQTVMRRYDIENPYEKLKELTRGKGISPEALLTFIDGLDMPAEARAELKKLTPANYIGNAVAQAKRI from the coding sequence ATGCAGCTTTCCTCGCTCACTGCGGTTTCCCCTGTTGACGGCCGTTATGCCGGCAAAACCCAGGCCTTGCGCCCTATCTTCAGCGAATACGGCCTGATCCGTTTCCGCGCCCTGGTCGAGGTTCGCTGGCTCCAGCGCCTGGCCGCCCACTCGCAAATCCCTGAAGTACCAGCGTTTTCTGCCGAAGCCAACGCCGTACTCAACGCCCTGGCTGATGACTTCGCCCTCGAGCACGCCGAGCGCGTCAAAGAGATCGAGCGCACCACCAACCACGACGTCAAAGCCATCGAGTACCTGCTCAAGGAGCAGGCCGCCAAGCTGCCAGAACTGGCCAAGGTCAGCGAGTTCATTCACTTCGCCTGCACCAGCGAAGACATCAACAACCTGTCCCACGCCCTGATGCTGCGCGAAGGCCGCGACAGCGTGCTGCTGCCGCTGATGCGCCAGATCGCCCAGGCCATCCGTGAGCTGGCCCACCGCTTCGCCGAGGTGCCGATGCTCTCGCGCACTCACGGCCAACCGGCTTCGCCCACCACCCTGGGCAAAGAGCTGGCCAACGTCGTTTACCGTCTGGAGCGTCAGATCGCCCAGGTTGCAGCAGTACCGCTGCTGGGCAAGATCAACGGCGCCGTGGGCAACTACAACGCTCACCTGTCGGCCTACCCGCAGATCGACTGGGAAGCCAACGCCCGCGCCTTCATCGAAGACGAGCTGGGCCTGGTGTTCAACCCCTACACCACCCAGATCGAGCCGCACGACTACATCGCCGAGCTGTTCGACGCGATCGCCCGCTTCAACACCATCCTGATCGACTTCGACCGCGACATCTGGGGCTACATTTCCCTGGGTTACTTCAAGCAGCGCACCATTGCTGGCGAAATCGGTTCCTCGACCATGCCGCACAAGGTCAACCCGATCGACTTCGAAAACTCCGAAGGCAACCTGGGCATCGCCAACGCCCTGTTCCAGCACTTGGCCAGCAAGCTGCCGATCTCGCGCTGGCAGCGTGACCTGACCGACTCCACCGTACTGCGCAACCTGGGTGTCGGTTTCGCCCACAGCGTGATTGCCTACGAAGCCAGCCTCAAGGGCATCGGCAAGCTGGAGATCAATGAAGCCCGCATTGCCCAGGACCTGGACGCTTGCTGGGAAGTTCTGGCCGAGCCGATCCAGACCGTCATGCGCCGCTACGACATCGAGAACCCGTACGAGAAGCTCAAGGAGCTGACCCGCGGCAAAGGCATCAGCCCTGAAGCGCTGTTGACCTTCATCGATGGCCTGGACATGCCAGCCGAGGCCCGTGCCGAGCTGAAGAAGCTGACCCCGGCGAACTACATCGGTAACGCTGTGGCTCAAGCCAAACGCATCTGA
- the hflD gene encoding high frequency lysogenization protein HflD, with the protein MNAMQEQLIALGGVFQAAVLVDRIARTGQASEANLGCMLGSLLVRDPKDTLEVFGGDDLNLRDGYRALASALERDPGSLQREPLRYALSMLGLERQLAKRGDMLDVIGNRLPQIQSQAEHFGLVHENVIASSGALYQDTLSTLRQRIQVHGDMRHLQQPSNASKIRALLLAGIRAARLWRQLGGHRWQLVVSRRKLLKELYPMLRG; encoded by the coding sequence ATGAATGCCATGCAAGAACAGTTGATTGCCTTGGGTGGCGTGTTTCAGGCCGCAGTGCTGGTTGACCGTATTGCCCGTACCGGCCAGGCCAGCGAGGCCAACCTTGGCTGCATGCTCGGCAGTTTGCTGGTGCGCGACCCCAAGGATACCCTCGAGGTATTCGGCGGCGACGATCTGAACCTGCGCGACGGCTACCGCGCCCTGGCAAGCGCCCTGGAGCGCGACCCGGGCAGCCTGCAGCGCGAGCCGCTGCGTTATGCGCTGTCGATGCTGGGCCTGGAGCGCCAACTGGCCAAACGTGGCGACATGCTCGACGTGATCGGCAACCGCCTGCCGCAGATCCAGTCCCAGGCCGAGCATTTCGGCCTGGTGCATGAAAACGTCATCGCTTCCAGCGGCGCCCTGTACCAGGACACCCTGAGTACCCTGCGCCAGCGGATTCAGGTGCACGGCGACATGCGCCACCTGCAGCAGCCCAGCAATGCCTCGAAGATTCGCGCCCTGCTGCTGGCCGGCATCCGCGCCGCGCGCCTGTGGCGACAGCTGGGCGGGCATCGCTGGCAATTGGTGGTGAGCCGGCGCAAATTGCTTAAAGAGCTGTATCCGATGCTGCGTGGCTGA
- the mnmA gene encoding tRNA 2-thiouridine(34) synthase MnmA produces MTSPALYEPAKTRVIVGMSGGVDSSVSALLLMEQGYQVEGLFMKNWEEDDGTEYCTAREDLADAQAVCDRIGIKLHTANFAAEYWDHVFEHFLEEYKAGRTPNPDILCNREIKFKAFLDYALMLGADLIATGHYVRRRDTDGRTELLKGLDPNKDQSYFLHAVGGKEIARTLFPVGELEKPEVRAIAEKHGLATAKKKDSTGICFIGERRFSDFLKQYLPAQPGEIQTTDGEVIGRHHGLMYHTIGQRQGLGIGGLKDAGDEPWYVLEKDLARNVLVVGQGNEHPWLFSRALLASEIFWVNPIDLSSPRRLTAKVRYRQSDQDCTLEQTPNGYRAVFDEPQRAVTPGQSVVFYDGEICLGGGVIETAEPWSARA; encoded by the coding sequence ATGACCAGTCCAGCCCTTTACGAACCCGCAAAGACCCGCGTCATCGTCGGCATGTCCGGCGGCGTGGACTCTTCCGTCTCCGCCCTCCTGCTGATGGAGCAGGGCTACCAGGTGGAAGGCCTGTTCATGAAGAACTGGGAAGAGGACGACGGCACCGAATACTGCACCGCCCGCGAAGACCTGGCCGACGCCCAGGCCGTGTGCGATCGCATCGGCATCAAGCTGCATACCGCCAACTTCGCCGCCGAGTACTGGGATCACGTCTTCGAGCATTTCCTCGAAGAGTACAAGGCCGGGCGCACGCCGAACCCGGACATCCTGTGCAACCGCGAAATCAAGTTCAAGGCCTTCCTCGACTACGCCCTGATGCTCGGTGCCGACCTGATCGCCACCGGCCACTATGTGCGCCGCCGCGACACCGACGGCCGTACCGAGCTGCTCAAGGGCCTGGACCCGAACAAGGACCAGAGCTACTTCCTGCACGCCGTCGGCGGCAAGGAAATCGCCCGCACCCTGTTCCCGGTCGGCGAGCTGGAGAAGCCCGAAGTCCGTGCCATCGCCGAGAAACACGGCCTGGCCACGGCAAAGAAGAAAGACTCCACCGGTATCTGCTTTATCGGCGAGCGCCGCTTCAGCGACTTCCTCAAGCAATACCTGCCGGCCCAGCCCGGCGAGATCCAGACCACCGACGGCGAAGTCATCGGCCGCCATCATGGCCTGATGTACCACACTATCGGCCAGCGCCAGGGCCTGGGCATTGGCGGCCTGAAAGACGCAGGCGACGAGCCGTGGTACGTGCTGGAAAAGGACCTGGCCCGCAACGTGCTGGTGGTCGGCCAGGGCAACGAACACCCGTGGCTGTTCTCCCGCGCCCTGCTGGCATCGGAGATTTTCTGGGTCAACCCGATCGACCTGTCCAGCCCACGGCGCCTGACCGCCAAGGTGCGCTACCGCCAGAGCGATCAGGACTGCACCCTGGAACAAACCCCGAACGGCTACCGCGCGGTGTTCGACGAACCACAACGGGCGGTGACCCCGGGTCAGTCGGTGGTGTTCTATGATGGCGAAATCTGCCTCGGCGGCGGTGTGATCGAAACCGCCGAGCCGTGGAGCGCCCGCGCATGA
- a CDS encoding NUDIX hydrolase, whose amino-acid sequence MTWQPHITVATIIEDQGRFLLVEEFKAGKHVYNQPAGHLEANETLLEAALRETLEETAWEVELTGVVGIYLYTAPSNGVTYQRVCFAGRPRKHHPERALDSDIVRAAWLTRDELLADPGRWRSELVPRCIDDYLAGPLHSLALIRD is encoded by the coding sequence ATGACCTGGCAACCGCACATCACCGTCGCCACCATCATCGAAGACCAGGGCCGCTTCCTGCTGGTCGAGGAATTCAAGGCCGGCAAGCACGTCTACAACCAGCCGGCCGGCCACCTGGAAGCCAACGAAACCCTGCTTGAGGCCGCCCTGCGTGAAACCCTTGAAGAAACCGCCTGGGAGGTCGAACTGACCGGCGTGGTCGGCATCTACCTCTATACCGCCCCGAGCAATGGTGTGACCTACCAACGCGTGTGCTTCGCCGGCCGCCCCCGCAAACATCACCCCGAGCGCGCCCTTGACAGCGACATCGTCCGCGCCGCTTGGCTGACCCGCGACGAGCTGCTGGCAGACCCCGGACGCTGGCGCAGCGAGCTGGTGCCGCGCTGCATCGACGACTACCTGGCCGGCCCGCTGCACAGCCTGGCGTTGATCCGCGACTGA